From the Pseudarthrobacter sp. MM222 genome, one window contains:
- a CDS encoding ADP-ribosylglycohydrolase family protein, which translates to MKLTPLQNDRAAGVLVALAAGDALGAGYEFGAPLPDGAEVTMKGGGPFGFAPAEWTDDTSMAIPIAQALLEAGSDAGSSSPAAFTMIVRAWTAWAAEAKDVGAQTSSVIAAARRLAAAAGRSKVHAADFSAAAADFHARTGRSAGNGSLMRAAPLALAYLDRDPAELMAQARVLSALTHADPDAQEACGLWCVAIRGAVLTGRLDVRAGLTLLPAARVAVWLDRIEVAERSRPRDFTRNGWVVEAFQGAWSAIHFAGLSTSGPAHLRVALEEAVRGGRDTDTVAAIAGGLLGAAYGYTAVPFEWRRRLHGWPGLRAHDLMILGMELGRGEGRRFTSWPRAQRHDYSMWSRTDALVRHPHDDGVWLGGVGSVGRVAELGIDAVVSLCRLGTEDAPSVLPEDHATFWIVDSPVDDDNAHAAFVLQDAAGAVEHFRSEGRTVLLHCVRAESRTPTVAALYGAQVAGITPLEALEDVKRVLPGANPNPLFLRSLGAVPANGVNSVTPAK; encoded by the coding sequence ATGAAACTGACCCCCTTGCAGAATGACCGCGCGGCCGGAGTCCTCGTCGCCCTGGCCGCCGGCGACGCCCTCGGAGCAGGCTACGAATTCGGCGCGCCGTTGCCGGACGGCGCCGAAGTCACCATGAAGGGCGGCGGGCCGTTCGGGTTCGCGCCGGCCGAGTGGACCGACGATACCTCCATGGCCATCCCGATCGCCCAGGCCTTGCTGGAGGCAGGGTCCGACGCCGGATCCTCTTCCCCCGCGGCGTTCACCATGATCGTCCGCGCCTGGACGGCATGGGCCGCCGAGGCCAAGGACGTGGGCGCCCAGACCAGCTCCGTCATCGCGGCCGCCCGCCGGCTTGCCGCCGCTGCCGGCCGGAGCAAGGTCCACGCCGCCGACTTCAGCGCCGCGGCCGCGGACTTCCACGCCCGCACCGGACGCAGCGCCGGGAACGGGTCGCTGATGCGCGCCGCCCCGCTAGCGCTTGCCTACCTGGACCGGGATCCGGCCGAGCTCATGGCCCAGGCAAGGGTGCTCAGCGCCCTGACCCACGCCGACCCCGACGCGCAGGAAGCCTGCGGCCTCTGGTGCGTCGCCATCCGCGGCGCCGTTTTGACGGGGCGGCTCGATGTCCGGGCCGGGCTGACTCTCCTGCCGGCCGCCCGGGTTGCGGTGTGGCTCGACCGGATCGAGGTTGCCGAGCGCTCCCGGCCGCGGGACTTCACCCGCAACGGCTGGGTGGTCGAGGCCTTCCAGGGCGCCTGGAGCGCCATCCACTTTGCGGGCTTGTCCACGTCCGGCCCGGCGCACCTCCGGGTCGCACTAGAGGAAGCCGTGCGCGGTGGCCGGGACACGGACACCGTCGCCGCCATTGCGGGCGGCCTGCTGGGTGCGGCCTACGGCTACACCGCGGTGCCCTTCGAGTGGAGGCGCCGCCTGCACGGCTGGCCCGGGTTGCGGGCCCACGACCTGATGATTCTCGGCATGGAACTCGGCCGCGGCGAGGGCCGCCGGTTCACGTCCTGGCCCCGTGCTCAGCGCCACGACTACAGCATGTGGAGCCGCACCGACGCGCTGGTCCGGCACCCGCATGACGACGGCGTCTGGCTGGGCGGCGTCGGTTCGGTCGGGCGGGTGGCCGAGCTGGGCATCGACGCCGTGGTGTCACTGTGCCGGCTGGGGACCGAGGATGCACCCTCGGTCTTGCCGGAAGACCACGCCACTTTCTGGATCGTCGACTCCCCCGTCGACGACGACAACGCCCACGCCGCGTTCGTGCTGCAAGACGCGGCAGGCGCCGTCGAACACTTCCGCTCGGAGGGCAGGACGGTGCTGTTGCACTGCGTGCGGGCCGAGTCACGGACGCCGACAGTGGCTGCGCTGTATGGAGCGCAGGTTGCCGGGATTACGCCGCTGGAAGCACTGGAGGACGTGAAGCGCGTACTGCCCGGAGCGAACCCAAACCCGCTGTTTCTTCGGTCGCTCGGCGCGGTGCCGGCGAACGGAGTGAATAGTGTCACACCGGCCAAGTAG
- a CDS encoding ARPP-1 family domain-containing protein, with protein sequence MKVPQLHVGAGSRLGPLSIFPVWTSGSGNLGISTGTHADVAVTELASGPQVARLTVTNNGPHPALLLEGELLEGGQQHRTCARDVVLGPGETRDIDTFCVEAGRWEAGETSHRRQARRAPLNVWSELANGIDGQRGGNRQGRIWERVSRFDAVRGRSVTSSLLDHMDLFKDDAHNRFDAADAPDALEGQRGVVIGLGQQPLLLEVFGTSTLFRRHYRQLIDSALLDLELLSPQALASGPMPGQRARDFAAQVQAMDFGTFDGGAEAGEVRSQGSLRSRNVTRAAGTVSAAGIAVELPTRRPQLAHLTGWNTKHPLMEMA encoded by the coding sequence ATGAAAGTCCCCCAGCTTCACGTCGGCGCCGGCAGCAGGCTCGGCCCGCTGAGCATCTTCCCCGTCTGGACCTCCGGCTCCGGCAACCTGGGCATTAGCACCGGCACCCACGCCGACGTCGCCGTGACCGAGCTCGCCAGCGGCCCCCAGGTCGCCCGGCTCACCGTCACCAACAACGGCCCGCACCCGGCCCTGCTGCTGGAAGGCGAGCTGCTCGAAGGCGGACAGCAGCACCGGACCTGCGCCCGCGACGTCGTCCTGGGCCCCGGCGAAACCCGCGACATCGACACCTTCTGCGTCGAGGCCGGCCGCTGGGAAGCCGGGGAGACCAGCCACCGCCGGCAGGCACGGCGAGCCCCGCTCAACGTCTGGTCCGAGCTCGCCAACGGCATCGACGGCCAGCGCGGGGGCAACCGGCAGGGCCGCATCTGGGAGCGGGTCAGCCGCTTCGATGCAGTCCGCGGCCGCTCGGTGACCAGCTCCCTGCTCGACCATATGGACCTGTTCAAGGACGACGCACACAACCGGTTCGATGCCGCGGATGCTCCCGATGCGCTGGAAGGACAGCGCGGCGTCGTCATCGGCCTGGGCCAGCAGCCGCTGCTCCTGGAGGTTTTCGGCACCAGCACGCTCTTCCGCCGCCACTACCGCCAGCTGATCGATTCCGCGCTGCTGGACCTGGAGCTCCTCTCACCCCAGGCGCTGGCGTCCGGTCCCATGCCGGGCCAGCGGGCGCGCGACTTCGCCGCCCAGGTCCAGGCGATGGACTTCGGCACGTTCGACGGCGGCGCGGAGGCTGGCGAGGTCCGGAGCCAAGGCTCCCTGCGGAGCCGCAATGTCACCCGCGCCGCCGGCACGGTGTCCGCCGCCGGCATCGCCGTCGAGCTTCCCACGCGCCGCCCCCAGCTGGCCCACCTGACCGGCTGGAACACCAAGCACCCCCTGATGGAGATGGCATGA
- a CDS encoding NUDIX hydrolase, which translates to MKDSKNSPAVSLLDYPRPSVAVDTAVLTVAGGDVCVLLVRREEDHQHGKWALPGTFLRERETLADAALRCLREKAGISGRVPRQLRVFDEPGRDDRGWVLSVAHVDVVPLAALEDALNSDAVRLASVTGEPGLIAALPYGHEAIVAKAVEWLRAAYGEAPDPGELLDEPFTLKDLRDLHEAVAGAPLMRDTFRRFMEPKLVGTGRMSDGTRGRPSRLWVRGA; encoded by the coding sequence GTGAAGGATTCCAAGAACAGCCCTGCTGTGTCCCTGCTCGACTATCCGCGCCCCTCGGTGGCGGTGGATACGGCGGTGCTGACGGTGGCTGGTGGGGATGTGTGCGTGCTGCTCGTGCGGCGCGAAGAGGATCACCAGCACGGAAAGTGGGCGCTGCCCGGCACGTTCCTCCGTGAACGCGAAACCCTCGCGGACGCGGCGCTTCGCTGTCTGCGGGAGAAGGCGGGAATCTCCGGCCGAGTGCCTCGCCAGCTGCGGGTGTTTGACGAGCCGGGCCGTGACGACCGAGGCTGGGTGCTGTCAGTGGCCCACGTGGACGTGGTGCCCCTGGCGGCTCTTGAAGACGCGTTGAATTCCGACGCCGTCCGGCTGGCTTCGGTGACCGGGGAGCCGGGACTGATTGCGGCGCTGCCGTATGGCCACGAGGCCATTGTGGCGAAGGCCGTGGAGTGGCTACGGGCTGCCTACGGGGAGGCCCCGGATCCTGGCGAGTTGCTGGATGAGCCGTTCACGCTGAAGGACCTGCGGGACCTGCACGAGGCGGTGGCCGGCGCTCCTTTGATGCGCGACACGTTCCGGCGCTTTATGGAGCCAAAGCTGGTGGGGACCGGGCGGATGTCCGACGGGACTCGGGGGAGGCCTTCACGGTTGTGGGTGCGGGGGGCATGA